The DNA sequence CGGCCCTCGCCACGGACAGCTTCCTGAGCGCGGCGTCCTTCCAGCAGACCGCCCAGGTTCTCGCCGGGGCGGCGGTCAAGGGGGAAATCGACCCCCTCGAGGGCCTGAAGGAGAACGTGATCATCGGCCACCTCATCCCCGCCGGAACGGGAGTCGAGAAATTCCGGGCAGTCAGGCTCGCCCACGCCAGGGCGGTGGCTGAAAAAGCCGCCGGAGCGGCGAAGCAGGAGTAAAGAACGGAAGAACAATCAGAACGGAGAGAGGGCGGGAAAAGTCCAGCTTGACACCAATCCCGCCCTTTTGTTATTATTCCTTGGTGCTTTTGCACAGGAGGGATTCTTTTGCCTTTAAACGAGCTGGCAGTTCCCGAAAGAGTCACGGGAGAGCGTCAGGTGAGGCGGAAGCTTGAAGCAGGCAGGTTGGCGAAACTTTTCATCGCCGAGGACGCCGACCCGGCCATGGTCGGCCCACTCGAGAAGGAAGCGCGGAGACAGGATATTCCCGTGGAAAGAGTCAGCGATATGGTCCGGCTGGGCAGGGCATGTGCCATAAGCCGCGGAGCCTCGGTCGCGGGAATTGAAAGATAAACGGGTCTGAACGCCCGATAGAAAAGAACATATGGAAGGAGGAAGTTGTGTGCCGACTATTAACCAGCTTATCCG is a window from the Aminivibrio pyruvatiphilus genome containing:
- a CDS encoding ribosomal L7Ae/L30e/S12e/Gadd45 family protein codes for the protein MPLNELAVPERVTGERQVRRKLEAGRLAKLFIAEDADPAMVGPLEKEARRQDIPVERVSDMVRLGRACAISRGASVAGIER